GAATGCAATATCCCGCGCGAATCCTGCATGGCTACTATGGAAGACCTTGTTCTGAATGAAAAAGTAATGGTTGACCCGGAAAGAAATAATTTCCCGGTTACCATGCATGATCCCTGCAATATGACCCGTTCCATGGGTATTATCGAACCACAGCGCCGCATCATCAGGAAAATTTGCCCTCAGTTTCGCGAAATGACGCCTCATGGAGTTAATAATTACTGTTGCGGCGGCGGCAGTGGATTTGCTATTATGCAGTCAAATAATTTTCCTAATTGGCGATTCACAATACCTGGCCGTAAAAAATTCGCTCAGATTTTAGGCGCATTTACGAAGGATGAACATGACCGGAAAGTAAACAAGTATGTGTGCGCCCCATGTTCGAACTGCAAAGGACAAATCAGAGATATCCTGACATATTATAATGCTTGGGAACGCGATAGTATTCTATATGGAGGGCTGGTAGAACTGATTGTCAATGCTATGACCGATGTTCGCGAAGGTTTCCATGAATGGGAATTTCATTAATAAAAGGAGTCGATTGTGGGCTTAAGAGATTTATTTAGGTCAGCCCATTTTTCAAAAGACCCGGAAGTTCGACTTAAAGCAGTCGGAAAGCTAACCGACCAACAATTACTATCAGAGATTGCTAAAACAGATAAATCCATTCGAGTTCGCAAAGCCGCCGTCGCCAGGGTTAACGATCAGGAAATGCTGTTTTCAATTGCTTTGGATGGCAGAGAAATTGACGCTCGCATTGATGCTGTAGAGCGTATTGAATCGCAGCAGAAGCTTGCCCTGATAATCAAGATTCGGAAAAATTACCAGCTAATGGGGGCTTGTTTTTCGCAAATATCCGATAAAAAAATTCTCGAAGAAATCGCTGCTAATCCGGACTATAATATGTCCGCTCGGAGAATTGCTATTGAAAACTATGCTGACGAATCATTCTTAATTGATATAGATCGACCTGAAACGGAAAGTAAGCCTAAAACCCCTGAAGAGATAGATGCTTATATAAATAAATATGGCAGCGTTCGTCTGGCGCGAGCTCTTGGTAAATTCCGCGGCAGTAAAAGCGCTATTTTTACTTTAGGTGAAATTATGAGAAGAGGAGGCGAGGCTTCGCTAATCGCTCTTGAGTATTTGGTTCAGGGTCTCGATCACTCTAATCCGGAGATATCCGGTACTGCCGAGGATCAACTAAGCTCGATAAAAAATCCGGAGCTAATTGCTCAGCTTGTTCGTATACTCGATGAGACCACGCCGTCTGAGAAGATTCTGTCTGTGTTAAAGCGAATAGATCATCCCGATGCCAGGCAGATTATCAAAGATAGAGAATAAATTATCGAGCTGCCAAGTTGCTTTATATAGAGGAGAATAATGCAATGCCAAAAAAAATCATGATCGTCGATGATGAAGAAGATATGAGAATATATCTGCAAACAATCTTCCGCAAAGCAGGCTATGATACCGATATTGCTGTTAACGGCGAGGAGGCGCTGCAAAACATAAGCTTTATTAAACCGGATTTGATTACTCTGGATATTCTAATGCCGCAGAAAAGCGGCTTAAATTTTTTTGAGATGATTAGAAACACCAAAACGAATAAAAGAATTCCGATAATTGTCGTTTCCGGTGTTTCAGGCCATAGCGAATTTTTCAGCAATAATAAAGATTCGGATATTACAGCGTATCTCGAAAAGCCTATTAAGCCTGATGAATTAGTGGCAAAGGCCAAAAAATTGCTCGGAGATTAAACTGCAGTGAAGATTCTAAAAAGTAAATTTTTACTAAAAGCTTCATCTTGGGGAACGTCATCATTTACCAAAATCATTGTTGTTGCCGTAGCTATTTCTTTTTTGTTGACGGCAATTTCAATATTTGCCAACCCTATTATACTTTACTTAAGCATCACATTCATCCTCTTAGTATTGGGCGCGGGAACTTATATTGTCATGCAATCCGATGCCGCTTTGAACCTAAAATATATTGATCGCTTCTTCCAACAAGTACCTTGCTACCTTTCTATTCAAGACAGAGACATGAATATAATCAGAACGAATGAGCTGTTTCGCCGTGATTTCGGTGAGAGAAATAAGGAAAAATGTTATAAAGTCTATAAAAATTTCGATGATATTTGCCCAAACTGCCCGGTAGTTAAAACATTCGCCGATGGGAATACTCATAGCGCTGAAGAAAAAGTTATCACTAAAGATGGCCAAACAGCTCATATGATAGTTTATACTACGCCTGTTATA
The Candidatus Zixiibacteriota bacterium DNA segment above includes these coding regions:
- a CDS encoding response regulator encodes the protein MPKKIMIVDDEEDMRIYLQTIFRKAGYDTDIAVNGEEALQNISFIKPDLITLDILMPQKSGLNFFEMIRNTKTNKRIPIIVVSGVSGHSEFFSNNKDSDITAYLEKPIKPDELVAKAKKLLGD